In Desulfotignum phosphitoxidans DSM 13687, one DNA window encodes the following:
- a CDS encoding acyltransferase translates to MLHDFRPWYIKQAWYRLQHLYVRHYLVPQLTGLGDHAFIIKPWYIELFGGPIRIGSHVTLLGCSDKKTRLTVWSDQKEIPGITIGDHVLISPGVRISAANSITIGDSCMLASHAYITDSDWHGIYDRSLTPKETHRVVLEKNVWIGDSAIVCKGVCIGENSIVGAGSVVTSDIPANVIAAGNPAKIIRHLDPDKKMITRKDRYHDTAQMTRFLEASEKAALKGNTLFGWLRSLIFPGR, encoded by the coding sequence ATGTTACACGATTTCCGGCCCTGGTACATCAAGCAGGCCTGGTACCGGCTTCAGCATCTGTATGTCCGCCATTACCTGGTGCCCCAGCTGACCGGCTTAGGCGATCATGCCTTCATCATCAAGCCCTGGTACATTGAACTGTTCGGCGGGCCCATCCGCATCGGCTCCCATGTGACCCTGCTGGGATGTTCAGACAAGAAAACAAGGCTGACCGTGTGGTCGGACCAAAAAGAGATCCCGGGCATCACCATCGGGGACCATGTGCTCATTTCCCCGGGGGTGCGGATCAGTGCGGCCAACAGCATCACCATCGGCGATTCCTGCATGCTGGCCAGCCATGCCTATATCACGGATTCGGACTGGCACGGCATTTATGACCGGTCCCTGACCCCCAAAGAAACCCACCGTGTGGTGCTGGAAAAAAATGTGTGGATCGGTGATTCCGCCATTGTGTGCAAAGGGGTTTGCATCGGTGAAAACAGTATTGTGGGTGCCGGCAGTGTCGTGACGTCAGATATTCCGGCCAATGTCATTGCTGCGGGCAATCCCGCCAAAATCATCCGCCATCTGGATCCTGACAAAAAAATGATTACCCGCAAAGACCGGTACCATGATACGGCCCAGATGACCCGGTTTCTGGAAGCTTCGGAAAAAGCGGCTCTCAAGGGCAATACCCTGTTCGGATGGCTGCGGTCTCTGATTTTTCCGGGCCGGTGA
- a CDS encoding prenyltransferase/squalene oxidase repeat-containing protein produces MSRIPVKIHAFSILNIASVAGLILKLQQPSGDIPWHADGKTDPWDLVESVMGLNIAGYPNEARRALGWLGQHQNPDGSWFSAYVNDVPEDRTCQAHMACYLAVGLFHAYLITQDRSWLEDFWDTMEKGVDYALGLQVPTGEIYWARNPEGKIDPMSLLAGSSSVFMSLKCALGISRILGRPRPAWEDAWDRLGRSLRQNLHSYNVSKSRFSMYWFYPILCGAIQGEKARTRVEKYWQKYMIDGQGARCVSDQPWVTIAETCELVLTLHAMGNREKARIVFSWIQDRVYEDKTFWCGYTYPDMVIWPEEKISWTNAVALMAADALYDLTPGAGLFCHDKWQGFVFKGI; encoded by the coding sequence ATGTCCCGGATACCCGTAAAGATTCACGCATTCTCAATCCTGAATATTGCTTCAGTTGCCGGTTTGATTCTCAAGCTCCAGCAGCCGTCCGGAGACATTCCCTGGCATGCTGACGGCAAAACAGACCCCTGGGACCTGGTGGAATCCGTAATGGGACTCAATATTGCCGGGTATCCCAACGAAGCCCGCCGGGCCTTAGGGTGGCTTGGGCAGCATCAGAATCCGGACGGATCCTGGTTTTCCGCTTATGTGAACGACGTTCCCGAAGACCGCACCTGCCAGGCCCATATGGCTTGTTATCTTGCGGTGGGCCTGTTTCACGCATACCTGATCACCCAAGACCGGTCATGGCTGGAAGATTTCTGGGACACCATGGAAAAAGGGGTTGATTATGCACTGGGACTTCAGGTTCCCACGGGGGAGATCTACTGGGCCCGGAACCCGGAAGGAAAAATCGATCCCATGTCTCTGCTGGCCGGATCTTCTTCTGTTTTCATGAGTCTGAAGTGCGCCCTGGGTATCAGCCGGATCCTGGGCCGGCCCCGGCCGGCCTGGGAAGATGCATGGGACCGGCTGGGGCGCTCTCTGAGGCAAAACCTGCACAGTTACAATGTGAGCAAGTCCCGGTTTTCCATGTACTGGTTCTATCCCATCCTGTGCGGGGCGATCCAGGGGGAAAAAGCCCGAACCCGGGTGGAAAAATACTGGCAAAAATACATGATTGACGGCCAGGGGGCCCGGTGTGTGTCGGATCAGCCCTGGGTGACCATTGCGGAAACCTGTGAACTGGTGCTGACCCTGCATGCCATGGGCAACCGAGAAAAAGCCCGGATCGTGTTTTCCTGGATCCAGGACCGGGTGTATGAAGACAAGACGTTCTGGTGCGGCTATACGTATCCGGACATGGTGATCTGGCCCGAGGAAAAAATTTCCTGGACCAATGCCGTGGCCCTGATGGCGGCGGATGCGCTGTATGATCTGACCCCGGGGGCCGGCCTGTTCTGCCATGACAAATGGCAGGGGTTTGTGTTCAAGGGGATCTGA
- a CDS encoding 3-hydroxyacyl-CoA dehydrogenase/enoyl-CoA hydratase family protein — MARKIRQAAVIGSGIMGGGIAALLAGAGVKVLLLDIVPFDLKDEEKNDPAARNRIVKAGLDAALASSPSLFFNKKDAGLIAIGNLEDDIDKLADCDWIVEVVVERLDIKRNLFEKVAKIRKPGSIVSTNTSGIPLQDITEGFSDEFKQHFMGTHFFNPVRYMHLLELIPGKETLPEVLDFISKFGEKNLGKGIVWAKDTPNFVGNRIGIQGISAAMRFMQEDGLTVPEVDAIFGPAMGRPKTAIFKTTDLVGLDIMMHVAQNSYDLCKDDEQRDIMQLPDFVEKMAKKNLLGNKTKAGFYKTDLTPEWKKIRKVLNLKTLEYEDLERPSFPCLDAAKKAGTLTEKINCVLKADDKAGKFAWKLAANSFQYAANRIPEIADTVVEIDNAMKWGYNFEMGPFEQWDAYGVADAVERMAKDGLEIPANVKAMLDAGNTCFYKLENGVRYFYDFASAGYKPVPVPESLVSIAAAKGNNKTAMENASASLVDIGDGVFCLEFHTKMNAINEQIVDFIAESLDYVDKNGVGMVIGNEAGGMPGAFSAGADLGFISKLCHDKKYAEIDAFLKKAQDGIQASRYAPFPVVAAPYGMTLGGGCETCLGADRIVAHSELYMGLVEIGVGLLPAGGGTMNLWKKHVNALPGKTVKDVDLAKIFVAAFMKIGMAAVSMSAAQAVGNGFLGQADRIVFNRDTLVGEAKKEVLRMVDDGYAPPMKQPLKVFGDAGQGMVNAELYNMRNGNFMSDHDAFLAKRIAYVMSGGDVNVGSEVSEDTILKLERDAFVDFCKEEKTVARIDHMLKTGKPLRN, encoded by the coding sequence ATGGCAAGAAAAATCAGACAGGCCGCAGTCATCGGATCCGGGATCATGGGAGGCGGTATTGCCGCACTTCTGGCCGGTGCCGGTGTAAAGGTACTGCTTTTGGACATTGTTCCATTTGATCTGAAAGACGAAGAGAAAAACGACCCCGCAGCCCGGAACCGGATCGTCAAAGCCGGACTGGATGCGGCACTGGCATCATCCCCCTCATTGTTTTTCAACAAAAAGGATGCCGGCCTGATCGCCATCGGCAACCTGGAAGATGACATTGACAAACTGGCAGACTGCGACTGGATCGTGGAAGTGGTGGTGGAACGGCTGGATATCAAACGCAATCTGTTCGAAAAAGTGGCAAAGATCCGGAAACCCGGATCCATTGTGAGCACCAACACCTCGGGCATTCCGCTCCAGGACATCACGGAAGGATTTTCTGACGAATTCAAGCAGCACTTCATGGGCACCCATTTTTTCAACCCCGTGCGGTACATGCATCTGCTGGAACTGATTCCGGGCAAAGAGACCCTGCCCGAAGTCCTGGATTTCATTTCAAAATTCGGCGAGAAAAACTTAGGCAAAGGCATAGTCTGGGCCAAGGACACCCCCAACTTTGTGGGCAACCGCATCGGGATCCAGGGCATCAGCGCGGCCATGCGGTTCATGCAGGAAGACGGACTCACCGTGCCGGAGGTGGATGCCATTTTCGGCCCGGCCATGGGACGGCCCAAAACCGCCATCTTCAAGACCACGGACCTGGTGGGCCTGGACATCATGATGCATGTGGCCCAAAACTCCTATGACCTGTGCAAAGATGACGAGCAGCGGGACATCATGCAGCTGCCGGACTTTGTGGAAAAAATGGCGAAAAAAAACCTGTTGGGCAACAAGACCAAGGCCGGGTTCTACAAAACCGACCTCACCCCGGAATGGAAAAAAATCCGCAAGGTGCTGAACCTGAAAACTCTGGAATACGAAGACCTGGAACGGCCATCGTTTCCCTGCCTGGATGCGGCCAAAAAAGCCGGCACCCTGACCGAAAAAATCAACTGTGTGCTCAAAGCCGATGACAAAGCCGGCAAATTTGCCTGGAAACTGGCAGCCAACAGTTTTCAGTATGCAGCCAACCGGATTCCGGAAATTGCCGACACCGTTGTTGAAATCGACAATGCCATGAAATGGGGCTACAACTTTGAGATGGGTCCCTTTGAACAATGGGATGCCTATGGTGTGGCCGATGCCGTGGAACGTATGGCCAAAGACGGCCTGGAAATCCCGGCCAATGTGAAAGCCATGCTGGATGCGGGAAACACCTGTTTTTACAAGCTGGAAAACGGGGTCCGGTATTTTTATGACTTTGCTTCCGCCGGTTACAAACCCGTGCCCGTGCCGGAATCCCTGGTGTCCATTGCCGCAGCCAAAGGCAATAACAAGACAGCCATGGAAAATGCATCCGCATCCCTGGTGGATATCGGAGACGGGGTGTTCTGTCTGGAATTCCATACCAAAATGAATGCCATCAATGAACAGATCGTGGATTTCATTGCCGAAAGCCTGGACTATGTGGATAAAAACGGCGTGGGCATGGTCATCGGCAACGAAGCCGGCGGCATGCCGGGCGCGTTTTCCGCAGGCGCGGACTTAGGCTTTATCTCCAAACTGTGCCACGACAAAAAATACGCGGAAATCGATGCATTTCTGAAAAAAGCCCAGGACGGGATCCAGGCCTCCAGATATGCCCCCTTCCCCGTGGTGGCAGCCCCTTACGGCATGACTCTGGGCGGCGGGTGTGAAACCTGCCTGGGCGCGGACCGCATCGTGGCCCATTCCGAGCTGTACATGGGGCTGGTGGAAATCGGTGTGGGTCTTTTGCCCGCCGGCGGCGGCACCATGAACCTGTGGAAAAAACATGTGAATGCCCTGCCCGGAAAAACAGTCAAAGACGTGGACCTGGCCAAGATCTTTGTGGCAGCATTCATGAAAATCGGCATGGCTGCAGTGTCCATGTCCGCGGCCCAGGCCGTGGGCAACGGATTTCTGGGACAGGCGGACCGCATCGTTTTCAACCGGGACACCCTGGTGGGCGAAGCCAAAAAAGAGGTCTTGAGAATGGTGGATGACGGGTATGCCCCGCCCATGAAACAACCGTTGAAAGTGTTCGGCGATGCCGGCCAGGGCATGGTGAACGCAGAACTCTACAACATGCGCAACGGCAATTTCATGAGCGATCATGATGCATTCCTGGCCAAGCGGATTGCCTATGTCATGAGCGGCGGTGATGTCAATGTGGGATCCGAGGTCAGTGAAGACACCATCCTGAAACTGGAAAGAGACGCATTCGTGGATTTCTGTAAAGAAGAAAAAACCGTTGCCCGGATCGACCACATGCTCAAAACCGGCAAACCGCTCAGAAATTAG